The Polyodon spathula isolate WHYD16114869_AA chromosome 13, ASM1765450v1, whole genome shotgun sequence genome includes a region encoding these proteins:
- the LOC121325984 gene encoding kinesin-like protein KIFC3 isoform X6, translating into MQEKVCHFQARLLSEEASRKLQVQLMRKAHEQNVHEKLALIKSLQEVVREQESQLRKGNGTAARRSSLGSRPPPSVQRLVESLTSTQEEKNRLQEDLLSAQERLCSRESEQQALIHRLRDQVEDLKEKLLDQAGEVNRLRSELGATDLEKHLELLESENEELKQELSVCQSALQELQGARSGCVDCQHNQDLRTGLARLEAEVGQKDRRLAELQLSLERKASQVSELNRQLEDSRQEREDLEDRLRDCQQALAKQATQVPQVKYVTKTVEVESSRSKQALSEALSRNQYLQEQVGVQRQLLRELEQQLQDSQNTATQLRKQQCADRSHLCGLLSRVVGSRSGTLVRRLSKIMLYESEIERTRGELVDEMQCLEEEKNRVIEEAFVRAESEMKAVHENLAGVRMNLLTLQPALRTLTCDYNCLKRQVQDFPFLLEKAIGEARQEICQVIGEVSATNQDLLSKYKREMMLRKKCHNELVKLKGNIRVFCRVRPSSKEDGDGPDSKNVVTFDPEDDALMSIWHKGKPIAFELDKVFPPQATQGDVFQEVQSLITSCIDGYNVCIFAYGQTGSGKTYTMEGVPQDPGINQRALRLLFSEVEEKVSDWEFTITVSMVEIYNETLRNLLGDNPNEKLDIKMCPDGSGQLYVPGLTEFKVESVDDINRVFEVGHMNRATACTNLNDHSSRSHGLLIITVSGINCTTGSRSTGKLNLVDLAGSERIAKSGAEGSRLREAQCINKSLAALADVIHALRSKHGHIPFRNSKLTYLLQDSLSGDSKTLMMVQVSPVDKNVSESVCSLKFAQRVRSVELGPVTRKTEYQSSTSSSPTPTQESLEVDSPPETPMPTVSTRGPVTASGRTGGSTRRKVPPSVTSNIVEKALQGPT; encoded by the exons ATGCAGGAGAAGGTGTGTCACTTCCAGGCTCGGCTCCTCAGCGAGGAGGCCAGTCGCAAGCTGCAGGTCCAGCTGATGCGGAAAGCCCACGAGCAGAACGTCCACGAGAAGCTGGCCCTCATCAAGAGCCTGCAGGAGGTGGTGCGCGAGCAGGAGAGCCAGCTCCGCAAGGGGAATGGAACTG CGGCGAGGAGGTCCAGCTTGGGCTCCCGACCTCCTCCCTCAGTCCAGCGGCTGGTGGAGTCTCTGACCTCAACCCAGGAGGAGAAGAACCGGCTGCAGGAGGACCTGCTCTCTGCTCAGGAGAGGCTGTGCAGTCGGGAGAGTGAGCAGCAGGCCCTGATCCACAGACTGCGGGACCAG GTTGAAGACCTGAAGGAGAAGCTGTTGGACCAGGCAGGGGAGGTGAATCGACTGCGCTCAGAGCTG GGAGCGACAGACTTGGAGAAGCATTTAGAACTCCTGGAATCTGAGAACGAAGAGCTGAAACAGGAGCTGAGCGTCTGCCAGTCCGCTCTGCAGGAGCTCCAGGGAGCTCGCTCAGGCTGTGTGGACTGCCAGCACAACCAG GACCTGCGCACGGGCCTGGCCCGGCTGGAGGCGGAGGTTGGGCAGAAAGACCGCAGGCTGGCGGAGCTGCAGCTGAGCCTGGAGAGGAAGGCCAGCCAGGTCTCTGAGCTCAACAGGCAGCTGGAGGACTCCCGGCAGGAAAGGGAAGACCTGGAGGATAGGCTGAGGGACTGCCAGCAAGCCCTGGCCAAGCAGGCCACCCAGGTCCCACAGGTCAAG tatgtCACCAAGACAGTGGAGGTGGAGTCGAGCCGGTCCAAGCAGGCTCTGTCAGAGGCTCTATCTCGGAACCAGTACCTGCAGGAGCAGGTGGGagtgcagaggcagctcctgagAGAGCTGGAACAGCAGCTGCAGGACTCGCAGAACACCGCGACGCAGCTCCGTAAGCAG CAATGCGCTGACAGGAGCCATCTTTGTGGGCTGCTCTCTAGAGTAGTGGGGAGTCGCAGTGGCACGTTGGTTCGTAGGTTGTCAAAG ATCATGCTGTACGAGAGCGAGATTGAGCGGACTCGGGGCGAGCTGGTGGACGAGATGCAGTGCTTAGAGGAAGAGAAGAACCGCGTCATCGAGGAGGCCTTTGTGCGAGCCGAGAGCGAGATGAAGGCAGTCCATGAGAACCTAGCCG GGGTGAGGATGAACCTACTGACTCTGCAGCCTGCCTTGCGAACTCTCACCTGTGATTATAACTGCCTGAAGAGACAGGTGCAGGACTTCCCCTTCCTCCTGGAGAAAGCCATCGGCGAAGCCAGGCAGGAG ATCTGCCAGGTAATCGGGGAGGTCAGCGCCACCAACCAGGACCTCCTGTCCAAGTACAAACGGGAGATGATGCTGAGGAAGAAGTGTCACAACGAGCTGGTGAAGCTGAAAG GAAACATCCGTGTGTTCTGTAGAGTCCGTCCTTCATCCAAGGAGGATGGTGATGGGCCTGACTCCAAGAACGTGGTAACCTTTGACCCTGAAGACGATGCCCTAATGAGCATATGGCACAAGGGGAAGCCAATAGCGTTTGAGCTGGATAAAGTCTTTCCTCCGCAAGCGACGCAGGGAGAC GTTTTCCAAGAAGTCCAGTCCTTAATCACTTCCTGCATTGACGGCTACAATGTCTGTATATTTGCCTATGGACAGACAGGCTCAGGGAAGACCTACACCATGGAG GGCGTCCCGCAGGATCCAGGGATTAACCAGCGGGCGCTGCGGCTGCTGTTCTCGGAGGTGGAGGAGAAGGTGTCGGACTGGGAGTTCACCATCACTGTCAGCATGGTGGAGATCTACAACGAGACACTGAG gaaTTTGCTGGGAGACAACCCCAATGAAAAGCTGGATATTAAAATGTGTCCGGATGGCAGCGGGCAGCTCTATGTTCCCGGACTCACAGAGTTCAAGGTTGAAAGTGTGGATGATATCAACAGg GTGTTTGAGGTGGGTCACATGAACCGGGCCACTGCCTGCACCAACCTGAACGATCACAGCTCCCGCTCCCACGGGCTGCTCATCATTACAGTCAGCGGGATCAACTGCACCACCGGCAGCCGCAGCACGG GCAAGCTGAACCTGGTGGACCTGGCGGGTTCAGAGCGCATTGCCAAGTCCGGCGCGGAGGGCAGTCGGCTCAGGGAGGCACAGTGCATCAACAAGTCTCTGGCAGCGCTGGCAGACGTCATCCACGCCCTGCGCTCCAAACACGGGCACATCCCCTTCCGCAACTCCAAACTGACATACCTGCTGCAGGACTCGCTGAGCGGAGACAGCAAGACACTCATGATGGTCCAG GTCTCTCCAGTCGATAAGAATGTGAGCGAGTCGGTTTGCTCCCTGAAATTCGCCCAGAGGGTTCGCTCAGTGGAGCTGGGTCCGGTCACACGCAAAACAGAGTACCAGTCCTCCACCTCCTCGTCTCCCACCCCCACTCAGGAAAGCCTGGAG GTGGATTCTCCACCAGAAACCCCAATGCCCACTGTGTCGACGCGCGGGCCTGTTACTGCCTCTGGACGGACAGGGGGCAGCACCAGGAGGAAAGTCCCCCCCTCCG TGACGAGTAACATTGTAGAGAAAGCACTACAAGGTCCTACCTAG